A section of the Phaseolus vulgaris cultivar G19833 chromosome 8, P. vulgaris v2.0, whole genome shotgun sequence genome encodes:
- the LOC137823981 gene encoding uncharacterized protein isoform X1, with translation MATSLSLSVSPTNITAFRFKFSAMAAAATTVTVPYTRVAPAVIVGGGRVGRALQDMGTGGDLLVRRGESVPLDFEGPIFVCTRNDDLESVLQSTPPSRWKDLVFFQNGMVEAWLERKGLRDANQVLAYFAVSKVGEAPVDGRTDTNPEGLTAAYGNWASVVASRLEAGGLSCKVLDKEAFQKQMLEKLIWICSVMLVGARHGGVSVGVVEKEFRTELSSLITELASAAASEKGLTFEEAMEERLCAYSRAVAHFPTAVKEFKWRNGWFYALSEKAAVQGKPDPCPLHSLWLKELRIV, from the exons ATGGCCACTTCACTCTCATTATCCGTCTCTCCCACAAACATAACCGCATTCAGATTCAAATTCTCCGCCATGGCCGCCGCCGCCACCACCGTCACCGTCCCTTATACCAGAGTAGCTCCCGCCGTCATTGTCGGCGGCGGAAGAGTGGGGAGGGCTTTGCAAGACATGGGCACCGGCGGAGACCTCCTCGTTCGCCGAGGAGAGTCCGTGCCGCTCGATTTTGAAGGCCCCATTTTTGTGTGCACGAGGAACGATGATCTCGAATCCGTGCTTCAATCTACACCACCTTCTAGATGGAAAG ATTTGGTGTTTTTCCAGAATGGTATGGTGGAGGCGTGGCTTGAGAGGAAAGGGTTGAGGGATGCAAACCAAGTGTTGGCTTATTTTGCTGTGTCGAAAGTTGGAGAAGCCCCTGTTGATGGAAGGACTGATACCAATCCTGAAGGACTCACTGCTGCATATGGCAACTGGGCTTCTGTTGTGGCTTCAAGATTAGAGGCTGGAGGCCTCTCTTGCAAG GTTCTTGACAAGGAGGCGTTTCAAAAGCAGATGTTGGAGAAGCTTATATGGATTTGTTCCGTTATGCTTGTTGGAGCGCGTCATGGAGGGGTTTCTGTAGGTGTCGTGGAAAAGGAATTCCGCACTGAA TTGTCTAGCCTTATAACAGAACTGGCATCAGCTGCAGCAAGTGAAAAGGGGTTAACATTTGAAGAAGCCATGGAAGAGCGATTATGTGCATATTCGAGAGCAGTAGCTCACTTTCCCACAGCAGTTAAGGAg TTTAAGTGGAGAAATGGTTGGTTTTATGCTCTCTCTGAGAAGGCTGCGGTGCAAGGCAAGCCAGACCCATGCCCTTTGCATTCCCTTTGGCTAAAAGAGTTGAGAATTGTATGA
- the LOC137823981 gene encoding uncharacterized protein isoform X2, with product MISNPCFNLHHLLDGKNGMVEAWLERKGLRDANQVLAYFAVSKVGEAPVDGRTDTNPEGLTAAYGNWASVVASRLEAGGLSCKVLDKEAFQKQMLEKLIWICSVMLVGARHGGVSVGVVEKEFRTELSSLITELASAAASEKGLTFEEAMEERLCAYSRAVAHFPTAVKEFKWRNGWFYALSEKAAVQGKPDPCPLHSLWLKELRIV from the exons ATGATCTCGAATCCGTGCTTCAATCTACACCACCTTCTAGATGGAAAG AATGGTATGGTGGAGGCGTGGCTTGAGAGGAAAGGGTTGAGGGATGCAAACCAAGTGTTGGCTTATTTTGCTGTGTCGAAAGTTGGAGAAGCCCCTGTTGATGGAAGGACTGATACCAATCCTGAAGGACTCACTGCTGCATATGGCAACTGGGCTTCTGTTGTGGCTTCAAGATTAGAGGCTGGAGGCCTCTCTTGCAAG GTTCTTGACAAGGAGGCGTTTCAAAAGCAGATGTTGGAGAAGCTTATATGGATTTGTTCCGTTATGCTTGTTGGAGCGCGTCATGGAGGGGTTTCTGTAGGTGTCGTGGAAAAGGAATTCCGCACTGAA TTGTCTAGCCTTATAACAGAACTGGCATCAGCTGCAGCAAGTGAAAAGGGGTTAACATTTGAAGAAGCCATGGAAGAGCGATTATGTGCATATTCGAGAGCAGTAGCTCACTTTCCCACAGCAGTTAAGGAg TTTAAGTGGAGAAATGGTTGGTTTTATGCTCTCTCTGAGAAGGCTGCGGTGCAAGGCAAGCCAGACCCATGCCCTTTGCATTCCCTTTGGCTAAAAGAGTTGAGAATTGTATGA
- the LOC137824138 gene encoding uncharacterized membrane protein At1g16860-like isoform X1, with protein MSSRIPSHQLSNGLYVSGRPEQPKERTPTMTSTAVPYTGGDIKRSGELGKMFDIPVDGSKSRKSGPITGAPSRTGSFGGAGSHSGPIQPNAAARAAYTTSGPMTSGGMIGSTSMKKSNSGPLNKHGEPVKKSSGPQSGGVTPVGRQNSGPLAPVLPTTGLITSGPISSGPLNSSGAPRKVSGPLEATGSMKMQGSAIVHNQAVTVLSQGDEYSFRRNFPKAVLWLLILLFVMGFIAGGFILGAVHNAILLIVVVVLFGLVAASFSWNTYWGRRSIMGFVAHYPDSELRTAKNGQFVKVSGVVTCGNVPLESSFQKVPRCVYTSTSLYEYRGWDSKAANPTHRRFSWGLRLLERRVVDFYISDFQSGLRALVKTGHGARVTPYVDDSVLINVNPTKEEISPEFLRWLGERNLSSDDRIMRLEEGYIKEGSTVSVMGVVQRNENVLMIVPPPDPITTGCQWSKCIFPASLEGIVLRCEDASKNDVIPV; from the exons ATGAGTTCTAGAATCCCTTCTCATCAGCTTAGCAATGGCCTCTATGTATCTGGGCGGCCAGAGCAGCCCAAGGAAAGGACTCCAACCATGACATCAACAGCCGTGCCATATACTGGTGGAGACATAAAAAGGTCTGGAGAATTGGGGAAAATGTTTGATATTCCTGTTGATGGCTCTAAATCTAGGAAATCTGGACCAATAACAGGTGCTCCTTCACGGACAGGATCTTTTGGAGGAGCTGGTTCACATTCTGGACCAATCCAGCCTAATGCTGCTGCTCGAGCTGCCTATACCACTTCAGGTCCAATGACTTCTGGTGGCATGATTGGTTCAACTTCAATGAAGAAGTCAAATTCTGGGCCACTGAATAAGCATGGGGAACCTGTTAAAAAGTCTTCTGGTCCTCAGTCTGGGGGAGTCACGCCAGTTGGGCGTCAAAATTCTGGACCTCTTGCTCCTGTTCTACCTACAACAGGTCTCATTACATCTGGGCCCATATCCTCTGGTCCACTAAATTCTTCTGGGGCTCCTCGGAAAGTGTCTGGTCCTTTGGAAGCGACAGGTTCAATGAAGATGCAAGGTTCCGCCATTGTTCACAACCAAGCTGTGACTGTTCTTAGTCAAGGTGATGAATATTCCTTCAGGAGGAATTTTCCGAAGGCGGTGTTATGGTTATTAATTCTGCTTTTTGTCATGGGTTTCATTGCTGGTGGTTTTATTCTTGGAGCAGTGCACAATGCCATTCTCCTTATTGTAGTTGTGGTTCTTTTTGGCTTAGTTGCTGCATCTTTCTCTTGGAATACTTACTGGGGAAGAAGATCTATTATGGGATTCGTTGCTCATTATCCAGACTCTGAGCTCAGAACTGCCAAAAATGGGCAATTCGTGAAGGTCTCTGGG GTTGTTACCTGTGGTAATGTGCCTCTTGAGTCATCTTTCCAGAAAGTTCCCAGATGTGTATATACATCAACAAGTTTATATGAGTATCGAGGTTGGGACTCAAAAGCTGCCAATCCTACACACCGTCGGTTTTCTTGGGGCCTTAGATTGCTTGAA AGGCGCGTGGTTGACTTCTACATCTCGGATTTCCAATCTGGTTTAAGGGCATTGGTTAAGACTGGTCACGGAGCGAGGGTGACCCCTTATGTTGATGACTCAGTTCTCATCAATGTAAATCCAACCAAAGAAGAGATTTCACCAGAGTTTCTCCGGTGGTTGGGAGAGAGGAATCTTTCAAGTGATGACCGCATCATGCGGTTGGAAGAAGG GTACATCAAAGAAGGAAGCACAGTAAGTGTAATGGGGGTGGTTCAGAGGAATGAGAATGTGCTTATGATAGTTCCTCCACCAGATCCTATCACTACCGGTTGCCAATGGAGCAAATGCATTTTTCCAGCTAGTCTTGAGGGTATAGTCTTAAGATGTGAAGACGCATCCAAGAATGATGTGATACCAGTTTAA
- the LOC137824138 gene encoding uncharacterized membrane protein At1g16860-like isoform X2: protein MSSRIPSHQLSNGLYVSGRPEQPKERTPTMTSTAVPYTGGDIKRSGELGKMFDIPVDGSKSRKSGPITGAPSRTGSFGGAGSHSGPIQPNAAARAAYTTSGPMTSGGMIGSTSMKKSNSGPLNKHGEPVKKSSGPQSGGVTPVGRQNSGPLAPVLPTTGLITSGPISSGPLNSSGAPRKVSGPLEATGSMKMQGSAIVHNQAVTVLSQVAASFSWNTYWGRRSIMGFVAHYPDSELRTAKNGQFVKVSGVVTCGNVPLESSFQKVPRCVYTSTSLYEYRGWDSKAANPTHRRFSWGLRLLERRVVDFYISDFQSGLRALVKTGHGARVTPYVDDSVLINVNPTKEEISPEFLRWLGERNLSSDDRIMRLEEGYIKEGSTVSVMGVVQRNENVLMIVPPPDPITTGCQWSKCIFPASLEGIVLRCEDASKNDVIPV from the exons ATGAGTTCTAGAATCCCTTCTCATCAGCTTAGCAATGGCCTCTATGTATCTGGGCGGCCAGAGCAGCCCAAGGAAAGGACTCCAACCATGACATCAACAGCCGTGCCATATACTGGTGGAGACATAAAAAGGTCTGGAGAATTGGGGAAAATGTTTGATATTCCTGTTGATGGCTCTAAATCTAGGAAATCTGGACCAATAACAGGTGCTCCTTCACGGACAGGATCTTTTGGAGGAGCTGGTTCACATTCTGGACCAATCCAGCCTAATGCTGCTGCTCGAGCTGCCTATACCACTTCAGGTCCAATGACTTCTGGTGGCATGATTGGTTCAACTTCAATGAAGAAGTCAAATTCTGGGCCACTGAATAAGCATGGGGAACCTGTTAAAAAGTCTTCTGGTCCTCAGTCTGGGGGAGTCACGCCAGTTGGGCGTCAAAATTCTGGACCTCTTGCTCCTGTTCTACCTACAACAGGTCTCATTACATCTGGGCCCATATCCTCTGGTCCACTAAATTCTTCTGGGGCTCCTCGGAAAGTGTCTGGTCCTTTGGAAGCGACAGGTTCAATGAAGATGCAAGGTTCCGCCATTGTTCACAACCAAGCTGTGACTGTTCTTAGTCAAG TTGCTGCATCTTTCTCTTGGAATACTTACTGGGGAAGAAGATCTATTATGGGATTCGTTGCTCATTATCCAGACTCTGAGCTCAGAACTGCCAAAAATGGGCAATTCGTGAAGGTCTCTGGG GTTGTTACCTGTGGTAATGTGCCTCTTGAGTCATCTTTCCAGAAAGTTCCCAGATGTGTATATACATCAACAAGTTTATATGAGTATCGAGGTTGGGACTCAAAAGCTGCCAATCCTACACACCGTCGGTTTTCTTGGGGCCTTAGATTGCTTGAA AGGCGCGTGGTTGACTTCTACATCTCGGATTTCCAATCTGGTTTAAGGGCATTGGTTAAGACTGGTCACGGAGCGAGGGTGACCCCTTATGTTGATGACTCAGTTCTCATCAATGTAAATCCAACCAAAGAAGAGATTTCACCAGAGTTTCTCCGGTGGTTGGGAGAGAGGAATCTTTCAAGTGATGACCGCATCATGCGGTTGGAAGAAGG GTACATCAAAGAAGGAAGCACAGTAAGTGTAATGGGGGTGGTTCAGAGGAATGAGAATGTGCTTATGATAGTTCCTCCACCAGATCCTATCACTACCGGTTGCCAATGGAGCAAATGCATTTTTCCAGCTAGTCTTGAGGGTATAGTCTTAAGATGTGAAGACGCATCCAAGAATGATGTGATACCAGTTTAA